The Actinomycetota bacterium region CGACAGCAGCCACGCCGCCGGCATCACCATGACGACGGCCGCCACGGCCGAGACCGCCACGAAGCCCGCCATGAACAGCGCGACCCGCAGGCGGTTGCGCTCGACGCGCCGCCAGAGCGGCTCGTGACGCAGGCGCTGCTGGACCCGGCGGACCGCCACGCGCGTGCGCCCCCTACTTCCGGCGGCCCGCGAGCTCGGCGGCCAGGTCGTCCATGGTCACGCCCTCGCGGACCATCACGACCATGAGGTGGTAGACGAGGTCGGCGGCCTCCCAGCGCAGCTGTTCCGCCGCGCCGTCCTTGGCCGCCATGACGACCTCGGTGGCCTCCTCGCCGAT contains the following coding sequences:
- the hisE gene encoding phosphoribosyl-ATP diphosphatase, which translates into the protein GAVLGQLERVLRQRKADMPEGSYTAQLLGGPADQLLKKIGEEATEVVMAAKDGAAEQLRWEAADLVYHLMVVMVREGVTMDDLAAELAGRRK